The Siniperca chuatsi isolate FFG_IHB_CAS linkage group LG7, ASM2008510v1, whole genome shotgun sequence genome includes a window with the following:
- the trip12 gene encoding E3 ubiquitin-protein ligase TRIP12 isoform X1, translating to MSNRPNSNPGGSLRRSQRNTAAAQPQDHTVAGRLQSEQVKHKANSPPESRRPNSKASKATASSATGQSRGHSSRRSGLTLSVASFVLQDEPEAAGTSEQERPGNQSKSEGTRGLKRSEAPDQISTFGPTPAKKPKSLPPPRDNTSETKKGPAKSKKRSLASEPPASSGRGQSKKSGAAGASPIQKRKKADSLPGLSSTAGSLPNRTEGRTAKPTKLASKSAASAKAGCSNVTDSSSSASTSSSSSTTGTNSATTQGARVKQGKDQTKARRSRSASSPSPRRSTRDKEQAKTASSSKFEWAARFNPKVNLPKPKLSLPGSSKTETSKPGPSGLQAKLASLRKSTKKRSESPPAELPSFRRSTRQKTTGSCASTSRRGSGLGKRGAADARRQEKMADSDNNQDGANSSAARTDEASQGASASSSVAGAVGMTTSGESESDDSEMGRLQALLEARGLPPHLFGPLGPRMSQLFHRTIGSGASSKAQQLLQGLQATGDESQQLQAAIEMCQLLVMGNEETLGGFPVKSVVPALITLLQMEHNFDIMNHASRALTYMMEALPRSSAVVVDAIPVFLEKLQVIQFIDVAEQALTALEMLSRRHSKAILQAGGLADCLLYLEFFSINAQRNALAIAANCCQSITPDEFHFVADSLPLLTQRLTHQDKKSVESTCLCFARLVDNFQHEENLLQEVASRDLLTNIQQLLVVTPPVLSSGMFIMVVRMFSLMCSNCPCLAVQLMKQNIAETLRFLLCGASNGSCQEQIELVPRSPQELYELTSLICELMPCLPREGIFAVDVMLKKGSAQTTEGAIWQWRDDRGLWHPYNRIDSRIIETAHQNGEDEISLSTLGRVYTIDFNSMQQINEDTGTARGIQRKPNPLANPNTGSHQEVRREDARAQLMKEDPELAKCFIKTLFGVLYEVYSSSAGPAVRHKCLRAILRIIYFADAELLKDVLRNHAVSSHIASMLSSQDLKIVVGSLQMAEILMQKLPDVFSVYFRREGVMHQVKNLSESESFLVTSPPKACPSGTASLCTTTISTASTTSANNATPDLGSPSFQHSMDDSLDLSPQGRLSDVLKRKRLPKRGPRRPKYSPPRDDDKVDNQAKSPTSTQSPKSSFLASLNPKTWGKLGAQTNNANSEPSRTAGVSGLARAPPKDSISNNRDKIKAWIKEQASKFVERYFNSENVDGSNPALNVLQRLCTATEQLNLQVDGGMECLVEISSIVSESDVSSFEIQHSGLVKQLLVYLTSNNDRELLSRDVRLKRFLHVFAGCPVPGMEPVGRLDPTENGPYLALVHKINSCLSQMEQFPVKVHDFPSGNGNGSRGSQALKFFNTHQLKCQLQRHPDCTNVKQWKGGPVKIDPLALVQAIERYLVVRGYGRIREEDEDSDDDGSDDEIDESLAAQFLNSGSVRHRLQFYIGDHLLPYNMTVYQAVRQYSLQAEEERESTDDEANPLGRAGIWTKTHTIWYKPVREDEDGSKDAVGGKRGRAQSAPTKTSPRNAKKQDELWHDGVCPSVINPLETYLTSEPPETITFDDPSLEVNLLLRVLHSISRYWFYLYENAVCKEIIPTSEFINSKLTAKANRQLQDPLVIMTGNIPTWLIELGKTCPFFFPFDTRQMLFYVTAFDRDRAMQRLLDTNPEINQSDSQDSRVAPRLDRKKRTINRDELLKQAESVMQDLGSSRAMLEIQYENEVGTGLGPTLEFYALVSQELQRADLGLWRGEEVTLANPKGSQEGTKYMFSTRGLFAVPFGRTTKPAHIAKIKMKFRFLGKLMAKAIMDFRLLDLPLGLPFYKWMLRHEMSINSHDLVNIDPGVAKSIQHLEDIIRQKKRLEQDRSQTRETLQQALESLNMNGCSVEDLGLDFTLPGFPNIELKKGGKDVPVTIYNLEEYLRLVVYWTLNEGVSRQFESFREGFESVFPLHHLQYFYPEELDQLLCGSKSETWDVKTLMECCRPDHGYTHDSRAVRFLFEVLSSFDAEQQRLFLQFVTGSPRLPVGGFRSLNPPLTIVRKTFESTENPDDFLPSVMTCVNYLKLPDYSSIETMREKLLIAAREGQQSFHLS from the exons ATGTCCAACCGGCCTAATTCCAATCCAGGGGGGTCACTGCGCCGTTCACAGAGGAACACTGCTGCGGCCCAGCCACAAGACCACACAGTCGCGGGAAG GTTGCAGTCAGAGCAGGTAAAACATAAAGCAAATTCCCCTCCTGAAAGTAGAAGACCTAATTCAAAGGCTTCCAAAGCCACAGCCAGCTCAGCCACTGGCCAGTCCAGAGGGCACAGCTCAAGAAG AAGCGGTCTTACTCTGTCCGTGGCTTCATTTGTGTTGCAAGACGAACCAGAGGCTGCAGGGACATCTGAACAAGAGCGACCAGGCAACCAGTCAAAGAGTGAAGGCACCCGAGGGCTGAAGAGAAGTGAAGCTCCTGACCAAATTAGTACCTTCGGACCGACCCCTGCCAAGAAGCCTAAATCGCTCCCACCACCCAGAGACAATACCTCAGAGACCAAGAAAGGCCCAGCTAAGTCCAAGAAGAGATCACTTGCTTCAGAACCACCTGCATCGTCAGGTCGAGGTCAGAGCAAGAAGAGCGGGGCCGCTGGGGCCTCACCAATCCAGAAACGGAAGAAAGCAGACTCTCTCCCCGGTCTAAGTAGCACCGCTGGGTCCCTCCCCAATCGTACCGAGGGCAGAACTGCAAAACCCACCAAGCTGGCGTCTAAATCGGCCGCCTCAGCCAAAGCTGGGTGTAGCAACGTGACAGACtcgtcctcctctgcctccacctcttcctcttcctccaccacaGGCACCAACAGCGCCACCACGCAGGGTGCCCGAGTCAAACAGGGAAAAGATCAGACCAAGGCACGACGCTCTCGCTCAGCCTCAAGCCCCTCCCCACGCCGTAGTACCCGTGATAAGGAGCAGGCCAAAACTGCCAGCTCTTCAAAATTTGAGTGGGCAGCACGCTTCAACCCCAAAGTCAACCTGCCAAAACCTAAACTGTCCTTGCCCGGATCCTCCAAAACTGAGACCTCCAAACCTGGGCCATCAGGATTACAAGCTAAACTAGCAA GTTTGAGGAAATCCACTAAGAAGCGCAGCGAGTCTCCTCCAGCAGAGCTCCCCAGCTTTCGGCGGAGCACACGCCAGAAGACCACGGGCTCCTGTGCCAGCACCAG TCGGCGGGGCTCAGGCCTGGGCAAGCGCGGGGCAGCCGACGCTCGCCGACAGGAGAAAATGGCCGACTCCGACAACAACCAGGATGGGGCCAACTCGTCAGCCGCTCGCACTGATGAGGCGTCGCAAGGGGCTTCAG CTTCAAGCTCAGTTGCTGGAGCAGTGGGCATGACCACCTCTGGAGAGAGTGAGTCTGATGACTCTGAAATGGGAAGGCTTCAAG CCCTACTGGAGGCCAGGGGTCTCCCACCACATCTTTTTGGGCCCCTTGGACCTCGCATGTCGCAGCTGTTTCACAGGACCATTGGCAGTGGAGCCA GCTCCAAGGCTCAGCAGCTACTACAGGGCCTGCAGGCCACAGGTGACGAGTCTCAGCAGCTCCAAGCTGCTATTGAGATGTGCCAGCTGCTAGTGATGGGCAATGAGGAAACACTTGGTGGATTCCCTGTAAAGAGTGTGGTGCCCGCTTTG ATTACACTGTTACAAATGGAGCATAACTTTGATATT ATGAATCATGCCTCTCGTGCACTCACATACATGATGGAGGCACTCCCTCGATCCTCTGCTGTGGTGGTCGATGCTATTCCTGTCTTCCTGGAGAAG CTTCAGGTGATCCAGTTCATTGACGTAGCAGAGCAGGCCCTGACTGCCTTAGAGATGTTGTCAAGGCGACACAGCAAAGCCATTTTGCAGGCT GGTGGGCTCGCTGATTGCCTCCTCTACCTAGAGTTCTTTAGCATCAATGCTCAGAGGAATGCCTTGGCCATTGCAGCCAACTGCTGCCAGAGCATTACTCCAGATGAGTTCCACTTTGTTGCTGATTCTCTGCCACTGTTGACTCAGAGACTCACACACCAG GATAAGAAATCCGTCGAAAGCACTTGTCTCTGTTTCGCCAGACTGGTGGACAACTTTCAACATGAAGAG AACCTGCTGCAGGAGGTGGCATCACGTGACCTGTTGACCAACATTCAACAGCTGCTGGTAGTGACCCCTCCTGTGCTCAGCTCGGGGATGTTTATCATGGTTGTGCGCATGTTTTCCCTTATGTGCTCCAACTGCCCCTGCCTGGCAGTCCAACTAATGAAGCAGA ACATAGCAGAAACTCTGCGTTTCCTCTTGTGCGGTGCATCAAATGGCAGCTGCCAGGAGCAGATTGAACTGGTACCCCGGAGCCCCCAGGAGCTCTATGAATTGACCTCCCTCATATG TGAGCTGATGCCCTGCCTGCCTAGAGAGGGCATCTTTGCAGTTGATGTAATGCTCAAGAAGGGCAGTGCACAGACGACAGAGGGAGCAATCTGGCAGTGGAGGGATGACAGGGGTCTGTGGCATCCTTACAACCGCATTGACAGCCGCATCATTGAG ACAGCCCACCAGAACGGGGAGGATGAGATTAGCTTGTCAACCCTGGGCCGTGTGTACACAATTGACTTCAACTCTATGCAGCAGATCAATGAAGACACAGGAACAGCACGCGGTATCCAGAGGAAACCAAATCCTCTTGCCAACCCCAATACAG gGAGTCACCAGGAGGTTCGTCGAGAAGATGCACGAGCCCAGTTGATGAAGGAGGACCCGGAGCTGGCAAAGTGCTTTATCAAAACTCTGTTTGGGGTCTTGTATGAGGTGTACAGCTCATCAGCTGGCCCTGCTGTCAGACACAAGTGCCTTAGAGCCATCCTCAGGATCATCTACTTTGCTGATGCAGAGCTGCTGAAGGATGTGCTGAGGAACCATGCTGTGTCCAG TCACATTGCCTCCATGCTGTCCAGCCAGGACCTGAAGATTGTAGTGGGTTCTCTGCAGATGGCTGAGATCCTCATGCAGAAGCTGCCTGATGTCTTCAGTGTCTATTTCAGAAGAGAAG GTGTGATGCACCAGGTGAAGAACCTGTCAGAGTCTGAGAGCTTTCTAGTAACTAGTCCCCCGAAGGCTTGCCCTAGTGGTACTGCCAGTTTGTGCACTACCACCATCAGCACTGCATCCACCACATCTGCTAATAATGCAACTCCTGATCTGGGCTCACCCAGCTTCCAGCACAGCATGGATGACTCACTGGACCTCAGCCCACAAGG GCGGTTAAGCGATGTCCTAAAGAGGAAACGGCTACCTAAAAGAGGGCCCAGAAGGCCCAAATACTCTCCCCCAAGAGATGATGATAAAGTAGACAATCAGG CCAAGAGCCCTACCAGTACTCAGTCACCCAAATCATCCTTCTTGGCCAGTCTTAATCCCAAAACGTGGGGCAAGCTGGGTGCCCAGACCAACAATGCCAACTCAGAGCCCTCACGCACAGCGGGGGTGAGTGGCCTGGCAAGGGCACCTCCCAAGGACTCAATTTCAAATAACAG AGACAAAATAAAGGCCTGGATCAAAGAACAGGCAAGTAAGTTTGTGGAGCGCTACTTCAACTCTGAAAATGTGGATGGCAGCAACCCTGCACTGAATGTACTCCAGAGACTTTGCACAGCCACTGAGCAGCTCAATCTGCAG GTGGACGGTGGTATGGAATGCCTGGTGGAGATCTCAAGTATTGTATCAGAATCTGATGTGTCGTCTTTTGAGATCCAGCACAGTGGGCTAGTGAAGCAGCTCCTGGTCTACCTGACCTCCAACAACGACAGGGAATTGCTCAGCCGCGACGTGCGGCTCAAGAGGTTCCTCCATGTGTTCGCTGGCTGTCCG GTTCCAGGAATGGAGCCAGTAGGTCGTCTCGACCCGACAGAGAACGGGCCTTACCTGGCACTGGTgcacaaaataaacagctgcCTGAGCCAAATGGAGCAATTCCCTGTCAAAGTGCATGATTTCCCCAGTGGCAACGGCAATGGCAGCAG GGGCTCTCAGGCACTGAAGTTCTTCAACACACATCAACTCAAGTGTCAGCTGCAGAGACACCCAGATTGCACTAATGTTAAACAGTGGAAAGGCGGCCCTGTGAAGATAGACCCCCTGGCCCTGGTGCAAGCCATTGAGCGATATCTTGTTGTCAGAG GGTACGGCCGTATcagagaagaggatgaagaCAGTGATGACGACGGTTCAGATGATGAAATCGATGAATCACTG GCTGCGCAGTTCCTGAATTCTGGCAGTGTGCGTCACAGACTACAGTTCTACATTGGTGATCACCTGCTACCATACAACATGACAGTATACCAGGCTGTACGGCAGTACAGTCTTCAggcagaagaagaaagggagTCGACGGACGATGAGGCAAACCCACTTGGGCGAGCTGGCATCTGGACCAAAACGCACACAATATG GTATAAGCCTGTGAGAGAGGATGAGGACGGCAGCAAAGATGCTGTGGGTGGAAAGAGGGGCCGAGCCCAGAGTGCTCCCACCAAAACCTCACCTCGCAACGCCAAGAAGCAGGATGAGCTGTGGCATG ATGGTGTGTGTCCCAGTGTCATCAATCCTTTAGAGACATACCTCACTTCGGAGCCACCAGAGACCATAACCTTTGATGACCCCTCTTTAGAGGTCAACCTGCTGCTGAGGGTCCTGCACTCCATCAGTAGATACTGGTTCTACTTGTATGAA AATGCTGTGTGTAAGGAAATCATCCCTACCAGTGAGTTCATCAACAGTAAGCTGACCGCCAAAGCTAACCGTCAGCTACAAGACCCGCTGGTCATCATGACGGGAAACATCCCTACTTGGCTCATTGAGCTTGGAAAGACCTG CCCTTTCTTCTTCCCCTTTGACACCCGGCAGATGTTATTCTATGTAACTGCCTTTGATCGCGACAGAGCCATGCAACGCCTACTGGACACAAACCCTGagatcaaccaatcagattcTCAGGACAGCAGAGTCGCACCACGTCTTGACAGGAAGAAG AGGACGATAAACCGTGATGAGCTGCTAAAACAGGCTGAGTCTGTGATGCAAGACCTTGGCAGCTCCAGGGCAATGTTGGAGATTCAGTATGAGAACGAG GTTGGCACAGGTCTTGGCCCCACCCTGGAGTTCTACGCTCTGGTGTCTCAGGAGCTCCAGCGGGCCGATCTCGGCCTGTGGAGGGGTGAAGAGGTCACGCTGGCCAATCCTAAAG GAAGCCAAGAGGGAACTAAATACATGTTTAGCACCAGAGGACTGTTTGCTGTTCCCTTTGGCAGGACAACCAAACCAGCACACATAgccaaaatcaaaatgaagtTCCGTTTCTTAGGAAAGCTGATGGCCAAAGCCATTATGGACTTCAGACTG CTGGACCTGCCCCTGGGGCTGCCATTTTATAAGTGGATGCTACGGCACGAGATGTCCATAAACTCCCATGACCTGGTGAACATTGATCCTGGTGTGGCCAAGTCCATCCAGCACTTGGAGGATATTATCCGCCAGAAGAAGAGGCTGGAACAAGACCGATCACAG ACGAGGGAGACCCTACAGCAGGCACTGGAGAGCCTGAACATGAACGGCTGCTCAGTGGAGGACCTGGGTTTGGACTTCACCCTTCCAGGATTTCCGAACATTGAGCTGAAAAAGGGCGGTAAAGACGTCCCAGTCACAATCTACAACCTGGAGGAGTACCTCAGG TTGGTGGTGTACTGGACTCTAAATGAAGGTGTGTCCAGACAATTTGAGTCATTTCGGGAAGGGTTTGAGTCAGTCTTCCCCTTGCATCACCTGCAGTATTTCTATCCAGAGGAG CTTGACCAGTTGCTGTGTGGCAGCAAATCAGAGACGTGGGACGTCAAGACGCTGATGGAGTGCTGTCGACCGGACCACGGCTACACACATGACAG CCGCGCCGTACGTTTCCTGTTTGAGGTGTTGAGCAGCTTCGATGCCGAGCAGCAGAGACTCTTTCTGCAGTTTGTCACAGGGAGCCCCAGACTGCCCGTCGGAG GTTTCCGGAGCCTGAATCCCCCTCTGACGATTGTGAGGAAGACATTTGAGTCGACAGAGAACCCGGATGACTTTCTCCCCTCAGTCATGACCTGTGTCAACTACCTGAAGCTGCCTGACTACTCCAGCATAGAGACCATGCGAGAGAAACTGTTGATTGCGGCTCGCGAGGGCCAGCAGTCTTTCCACCTTTCCTGA